A window of Vicinamibacterales bacterium contains these coding sequences:
- the ggt gene encoding gamma-glutamyltransferase, translating to MKCRLMLVVSAVVISVAVVSVVQAGAQDSPRPVVGRSMVVTGHGIVAASQPLAARAGVQVLERGGNAIDAAIAANSTIGLMEPTGNGIGGDLFALIYMAETGELHGLNASGWAPSGRTVEFLRSKGFEEVPGRGIYSVTVPGVVAGWDMMRERFGSLPFSESLAPAIYYAENGFPVSPVIANGWGRSSEMLGAHPNSKATFLPGGQAPKMGEMFRNPDLGASLRRIAEHGRDGYYKGQTAEAILKISEEMGGTFTADDLSEFRPQWVTPISTMYRGWKVSEIPPNTQGIAALIMLNLMEQYPIGEYGFHSAKALHVAIEAKKLAYADMLGYVGDPDFSKIPVEPMLSKAHAAERAKLIDPTQAACEVAPSYFPGITTAEGNDTIYMTVIDKDGNIVSLIQSNYSGFGSGLVPPGVGFMLHNRGALFTMEDGHANTVEPRKRPLHTIIPAFMEKDGVQIGFGIMGGWNQAQAHAQFVANIVDFGFNIQEALEAGRFTKGSFTGCDVNIESLIPSSVRTELTALGHELNVRPPRTGGFGHGQAVMGTPAGIHFGASEPRHDGAAVPQAPSIFDR from the coding sequence ATGAAGTGTAGGCTCATGCTTGTTGTTTCGGCGGTCGTCATTTCAGTCGCAGTCGTGTCGGTGGTGCAGGCCGGGGCGCAGGATTCACCGCGTCCGGTTGTTGGACGGTCAATGGTTGTGACCGGGCACGGTATCGTAGCTGCTAGTCAGCCGCTCGCGGCGCGAGCAGGCGTGCAGGTTCTTGAGCGTGGTGGAAACGCAATCGATGCAGCCATTGCGGCCAATTCGACGATTGGCTTGATGGAACCGACTGGAAACGGAATCGGAGGCGACCTCTTCGCGCTCATCTACATGGCAGAGACTGGCGAGCTTCATGGGCTGAACGCTAGCGGTTGGGCGCCATCTGGACGCACAGTTGAGTTCCTTCGCTCGAAGGGCTTCGAGGAGGTTCCCGGTCGCGGTATCTACTCGGTCACGGTGCCAGGCGTGGTGGCCGGATGGGACATGATGCGCGAACGGTTCGGTTCCCTGCCGTTCTCGGAGTCGTTGGCCCCAGCGATCTACTATGCCGAAAATGGCTTTCCGGTTTCACCGGTCATTGCTAACGGGTGGGGCCGTTCCAGCGAAATGCTCGGAGCTCATCCAAATTCGAAGGCCACATTTCTTCCAGGTGGTCAGGCGCCGAAAATGGGGGAGATGTTTCGTAATCCCGACCTTGGGGCGTCGTTGCGGCGGATTGCTGAACATGGGCGTGATGGATACTACAAAGGCCAGACGGCCGAGGCGATCCTGAAGATTTCCGAGGAGATGGGTGGGACGTTTACGGCTGACGACCTCAGTGAGTTTAGACCGCAGTGGGTCACGCCAATCTCCACGATGTATCGAGGTTGGAAGGTCAGTGAGATTCCGCCAAACACGCAAGGAATTGCGGCTCTCATCATGCTGAATCTCATGGAACAGTACCCAATTGGAGAGTACGGTTTTCACAGTGCCAAAGCACTGCATGTGGCGATTGAGGCCAAGAAGCTCGCTTACGCTGACATGCTTGGGTATGTTGGTGACCCCGATTTTTCCAAGATCCCTGTTGAGCCGATGCTGAGTAAAGCGCATGCTGCGGAGCGGGCAAAGTTAATTGACCCGACACAAGCGGCCTGTGAAGTCGCACCTTCCTACTTTCCTGGAATTACGACAGCGGAAGGCAATGACACGATCTATATGACGGTGATCGATAAGGATGGCAACATCGTGTCGTTGATCCAGAGCAATTACAGCGGTTTTGGTTCTGGCCTCGTCCCTCCTGGTGTTGGGTTCATGCTACACAATCGCGGTGCACTCTTTACTATGGAAGATGGTCATGCCAACACCGTCGAGCCACGTAAGCGGCCGCTCCACACGATCATTCCAGCGTTTATGGAGAAGGACGGCGTGCAGATTGGGTTTGGCATTATGGGCGGTTGGAACCAGGCTCAAGCACATGCCCAGTTTGTCGCGAACATCGTCGACTTCGGTTTTAATATTCAGGAAGCGCTTGAGGCCGGCCGGTTCACCAAGGGCAGCTTCACCGGCTGTGACGTCAATATTGAGTCGCTAATTCCATCCAGCGTGCGTACCGAACTGACGGCGCTGGGGCATGAGCTCAATGTTCGTCCGCCGAGGACTGGTGGATTCGGTCATGGTCAGGCCGTGATGGGTACGCCGGCGGGTATCCACTTTGGGGCGTCAGAGCCAAGGCATGATGGGGCTGCGGTACCGCAGGCGCCTTCGATATTTGACCGGTAG
- a CDS encoding tetratricopeptide repeat protein — protein sequence MRTVVPGTRCSLFLVLVTLLVFSNLSNAQMSASLLGSVVDVQGNPLSGVTLKLLYQGNVTREIEVSTDDAGKFSRLGLQQGSYEVTAQKDGFDVETMSFSLNVGRRALLTLTLLPEGARRMAELARSEEVEDPRESAVRAALQAGAAASLAGDHQEAITLFKLAVQTLPECHECHYRLGRTYAQLEDYTNAEVALERVLEIDPEYAPAYRTLAVVYSAQQRFDEAAAVRARAAELTSAS from the coding sequence ATGCGTACTGTAGTGCCGGGCACTCGGTGTTCTCTCTTTCTCGTTCTTGTCACCCTCCTCGTCTTCTCGAACTTGAGTAACGCACAGATGTCCGCAAGCCTGCTGGGCTCTGTGGTCGACGTGCAGGGGAACCCGCTGTCGGGTGTGACGCTCAAGCTGCTGTATCAAGGAAATGTGACTCGTGAGATCGAGGTGTCGACTGATGACGCTGGGAAGTTTTCCAGGCTGGGTCTACAACAGGGGTCGTATGAAGTCACGGCGCAAAAGGATGGTTTCGACGTCGAGACGATGAGTTTCTCTCTGAATGTTGGGCGACGTGCGCTACTGACCCTGACCCTGCTGCCGGAAGGTGCGCGGCGCATGGCCGAACTGGCCCGATCAGAGGAGGTCGAAGACCCACGAGAATCGGCCGTAAGGGCGGCTCTCCAAGCTGGTGCCGCTGCTAGCCTGGCCGGGGACCATCAAGAGGCCATCACTTTGTTCAAGTTGGCGGTCCAGACACTTCCAGAGTGCCACGAGTGTCATTATCGGCTTGGTCGAACCTATGCTCAGCTTGAGGACTATACGAATGCGGAGGTTGCGCTTGAACGAGTGCTTGAGATCGACCCCGAGTATGCGCCAGCTTACCGGACGCTAGCCGTGGTTTACAGTGCACAGCAACGGTTTGATGAGGCGGCCGCGGTAAGGGCTCGAGCGGCTGAGCTCACCTCGGCATCTTAG
- the ggt gene encoding gamma-glutamyltransferase: protein MRTKHSVVTGVLCCVVLVGAGSALAQSQRTMRPVIRGTEYAATSMKAPATAAAMRILDAGGNAFDAVVAGQAVLALVDPGSNGLGSDAVILIYDAKSGDVLSINAEGTAPQLATIEWYEEHNHGEIPVSDGLLSASIPAVIDAWYVLLDRWGTMTFAEVLQPAIEVAEEGFPLSERLAGSIARSEKIRKYPTTMNVYWPDGRAPEAGEIFKNLDAANLLKKLVETEAQNTGAGRHAALKAARDRFYKGDIARTMAAFFEEHGGLYRYEDFANYSVKVETPVSIDYRGYTVYKNPSATQGPTELFTLKLLEGYDLQALGHNSVEYIHTSAEALKLAMADREKYLGDMDFITIPYEGLLSEEYARERRALIDPDRASFELRPGTPERFMGSSGLLDRPVHVNLEGESDHEGDTSYIAVVDKDRNMVSFEPSLHSGFGTGVVVGDLGFIFNCRGDYYSLVPGEANALEPGKRPRSTLQSTLVMKDGEPHMVLGSPGGDDQIQRTIQTLLNMVEFDMNVQQAIEAPRWSTRSFPASPFPHTMYPGDLSVEATVPEDVQNGLVAKGHDLTVRAAWSLGAIGAILVNGATGVLDAGVDPRTEGYALAR from the coding sequence ATGCGAACCAAACATTCGGTCGTGACGGGAGTTCTGTGTTGCGTGGTGCTAGTCGGAGCAGGAAGTGCCTTGGCTCAGAGTCAACGGACCATGCGACCCGTGATTCGAGGCACAGAATATGCAGCAACGTCGATGAAGGCCCCTGCCACAGCGGCGGCGATGCGTATTCTCGACGCCGGTGGCAATGCCTTCGATGCGGTGGTGGCAGGCCAGGCGGTGCTGGCATTAGTCGACCCGGGCAGCAATGGTCTCGGGTCAGACGCTGTGATCCTGATTTATGACGCGAAGTCCGGGGATGTACTTTCGATTAACGCCGAGGGGACAGCCCCGCAACTGGCAACGATCGAGTGGTATGAAGAACACAATCATGGCGAGATTCCGGTGAGTGACGGGCTGTTGTCAGCATCAATCCCAGCGGTGATTGATGCTTGGTATGTCTTGCTCGACCGCTGGGGCACCATGACGTTCGCGGAGGTGCTCCAACCGGCCATCGAAGTTGCGGAAGAAGGCTTTCCACTGAGTGAACGTCTTGCAGGGTCGATCGCGCGGTCAGAAAAGATTCGGAAGTATCCGACGACCATGAACGTCTACTGGCCGGATGGTCGGGCACCCGAAGCTGGAGAGATCTTCAAGAATCTCGATGCCGCGAACCTTCTGAAAAAACTTGTGGAAACTGAGGCACAGAATACTGGTGCGGGTCGCCATGCTGCACTGAAAGCTGCACGCGATCGATTTTACAAGGGTGACATCGCACGAACGATGGCAGCCTTCTTCGAGGAGCACGGTGGACTCTATCGCTATGAAGACTTCGCCAACTACTCCGTTAAGGTTGAAACACCCGTGTCAATTGATTACCGCGGGTACACGGTTTACAAAAATCCTTCAGCGACCCAGGGTCCCACGGAACTATTCACGCTCAAGCTACTTGAGGGTTATGACCTACAAGCGCTTGGCCATAACAGCGTTGAGTACATACACACGAGTGCTGAGGCGCTCAAACTCGCCATGGCCGACCGGGAGAAATACCTTGGTGATATGGACTTCATCACTATTCCTTACGAAGGCCTCTTGTCTGAGGAGTACGCACGCGAGCGGCGAGCTCTCATTGATCCGGACCGAGCGTCGTTCGAGTTGCGGCCAGGAACACCGGAACGGTTCATGGGGAGTTCCGGACTCCTAGACCGGCCCGTTCACGTGAACTTGGAGGGTGAGTCTGACCACGAGGGCGATACCAGCTACATCGCCGTGGTGGACAAGGACCGCAACATGGTGAGCTTTGAGCCGAGTTTGCACAGCGGGTTTGGTACCGGTGTGGTTGTCGGCGACCTCGGGTTTATTTTTAACTGTCGTGGGGATTATTACTCGCTGGTGCCTGGAGAGGCGAATGCGCTCGAGCCCGGCAAGCGACCCCGCAGCACGCTGCAGAGTACGCTCGTGATGAAGGATGGCGAACCACACATGGTGCTGGGGAGTCCGGGTGGTGATGATCAAATCCAGCGGACTATTCAGACACTACTGAACATGGTCGAGTTCGACATGAATGTCCAGCAGGCGATCGAAGCGCCGCGGTGGTCGACTCGAAGCTTTCCAGCTTCGCCGTTCCCTCACACGATGTATCCGGGCGACCTTTCGGTTGAGGCAACTGTTCCGGAGGATGTCCAGAACGGTCTCGTGGCTAAGGGGCATGACCTCACAGTCAGGGCGGCCTGGAGCCTTGGGGCGATCGGTGCGATTCTGGTGAACGGTGCAACCGGAGTACTCGATGCGGGTGTTGATCCCCGAACGGAGGGTTACGCGCTGGCTCGCTGA
- a CDS encoding tetratricopeptide repeat protein yields MFCVQRSGRGLVLLVVLAVLAWPSVAAAQMSARVRGVIMNVDGEPVEGATVTFTFQGGVNREQAATTNAEGEYMQMGLQSGPYRIVAAKDGVGERTEEITLRVGQQEELDFQLVPVGMRAISDLTDEERAEYERAEALLVTLEAAVDAAAAGNYDVAIANFEEGLSANPDCFQCYHGIGMAYLAQEEYGDAEAAFNSSLEVNPDYAEAYEGLATIYNSQRRFDEAVAASERAAELSGGGGVGGLADPDTVFNQGLINWNAGNIEEAKAQFAETLELDPNHGEAHYWVGMANLNEGDLAGAKVAFERYVELEPDGRFADQARGMVTQLP; encoded by the coding sequence ATGTTCTGCGTGCAGAGGTCCGGTCGGGGCCTTGTGCTGCTAGTGGTGCTTGCGGTGCTTGCTTGGCCGAGTGTTGCCGCGGCCCAAATGTCTGCCCGAGTGCGTGGCGTCATCATGAACGTTGATGGTGAGCCGGTCGAGGGTGCCACCGTCACGTTTACTTTCCAGGGTGGTGTAAACCGAGAGCAAGCGGCGACAACCAACGCCGAAGGTGAGTATATGCAGATGGGGCTTCAAAGTGGCCCCTACCGTATCGTTGCCGCGAAGGACGGTGTCGGCGAGCGTACCGAGGAGATCACCTTGCGTGTTGGTCAGCAGGAGGAGCTCGACTTTCAGCTTGTGCCGGTCGGCATGCGGGCTATTTCTGACCTTACCGACGAGGAACGAGCCGAGTATGAACGGGCGGAGGCGCTCTTGGTGACGTTAGAAGCGGCCGTGGATGCAGCCGCGGCCGGTAATTATGATGTGGCAATCGCCAATTTTGAGGAAGGCCTTTCGGCAAATCCGGACTGTTTCCAGTGCTACCACGGGATCGGCATGGCCTATCTCGCGCAAGAGGAGTACGGCGATGCCGAGGCGGCCTTTAACAGTTCGCTTGAGGTCAATCCAGACTACGCTGAAGCCTATGAGGGTCTTGCCACGATCTACAACAGTCAGCGGCGGTTTGATGAGGCGGTGGCGGCCAGTGAAAGGGCAGCTGAGCTGTCGGGTGGTGGTGGAGTCGGCGGCCTCGCAGACCCGGACACCGTCTTTAACCAGGGGCTCATCAACTGGAATGCTGGCAACATCGAGGAGGCCAAAGCGCAGTTTGCCGAGACGCTCGAGCTTGACCCGAACCATGGTGAAGCCCATTACTGGGTCGGCATGGCAAATTTGAACGAAGGGGACCTCGCCGGGGCCAAGGTAGCCTTTGAACGCTACGTCGAGCTTGAGCCGGACGGGCGGTTTGCGGACCAGGCCAGGGGCATGGTTACGCAGCTGCCATGA
- a CDS encoding BON domain-containing protein: MIPHQITRVLFVAALVVATAPYVLAERLDQTQAEGLEARVRTELVTERAFRAVTVVVDGDVATLNGIVGSIGVKEDLIATVLEVDGVGSILSNIEIFEAESDAKLGEQIAAFIRRYEYHSVFDNININVENGVVVVSGEVTEPFKKEGIEKAVSYVGGVRLVENRIEVLPVSGTDDRIREDIALRIYNDPLFSKYQEGNRPPIHIVVKRGRVRLTGVVLSPVERAFAGTIARQVFGVRSFRNELKVESER, encoded by the coding sequence ATGATTCCTCATCAAATCACGCGGGTGCTGTTCGTGGCGGCTTTGGTCGTCGCGACAGCACCCTACGTGCTGGCTGAGCGGTTGGATCAAACCCAGGCCGAGGGACTTGAGGCCAGGGTTAGAACGGAGCTCGTGACGGAACGGGCATTCCGGGCCGTCACGGTTGTTGTGGATGGGGATGTGGCAACCCTGAATGGGATCGTGGGAAGTATCGGTGTTAAGGAGGACCTGATCGCGACCGTTTTGGAGGTCGACGGGGTGGGTTCGATTCTTAGCAACATCGAAATTTTTGAAGCCGAGAGCGATGCGAAGCTCGGCGAGCAAATCGCAGCGTTCATTAGGCGGTATGAATACCATTCCGTGTTCGACAATATAAATATCAACGTCGAAAATGGAGTGGTTGTTGTGAGTGGGGAAGTTACCGAACCCTTCAAGAAAGAGGGCATCGAGAAAGCCGTGTCCTATGTTGGTGGTGTTCGACTGGTTGAAAATCGGATTGAAGTGCTGCCGGTGTCGGGCACTGACGACCGTATTCGGGAAGACATTGCCCTGCGCATTTATAACGACCCGCTCTTTTCTAAATATCAGGAGGGGAACCGCCCTCCGATTCATATCGTCGTGAAGCGAGGCCGGGTGAGGCTCACGGGCGTTGTGCTTTCCCCGGTCGAGCGTGCATTTGCAGGTACAATCGCGCGCCAAGTCTTTGGCGTCAGGTCGTTTCGCAATGAATTAAAAGTAGAGTCGGAGCGGTAA
- a CDS encoding protein-disulfide reductase DsbD family protein: MTRLKVNQPIVILLICATVVCCGREHQGLRTSGPAELESAAIGIHSDSPVQTELLSDVAIVQPGEVFKLGVLLTMEPGWYVHWINPGESGEAISIDFNLPARFEVGALRWPVPLQFEQPDGTVGYGYKDEVLIHAEVRASNRDVDDGEVWPLAADVRWLACEQECVTGHSTLQLSLPGSISGTRLVDLINASRVEAWLPRLPLAAGSSLAPFTVTVSRLSSSDFVLMLTWRSVANNVQWFPVSATAAAAPVSSLHRVGQRTRIELSAPTGHTTSDLQVIGGVVAYTNASGERQAAELSVAVNELSQP; encoded by the coding sequence GTGACGCGATTGAAAGTCAATCAACCAATTGTCATCTTGCTAATTTGTGCCACGGTGGTGTGTTGTGGCAGGGAGCACCAGGGGCTGAGGACGAGTGGTCCGGCCGAACTGGAGTCGGCGGCCATTGGTATACATTCTGATTCGCCAGTACAGACCGAACTTCTTTCCGATGTTGCTATTGTGCAACCCGGTGAGGTTTTCAAGTTGGGGGTGCTCCTAACGATGGAGCCTGGCTGGTACGTGCACTGGATCAATCCTGGCGAGTCGGGCGAGGCTATTTCGATTGATTTCAATTTGCCGGCGCGGTTCGAGGTGGGTGCGCTTCGGTGGCCTGTCCCGCTTCAATTTGAACAGCCCGACGGCACCGTTGGCTACGGCTACAAGGATGAAGTGCTGATCCATGCAGAAGTTCGCGCGTCGAATCGTGATGTCGACGACGGTGAGGTTTGGCCTCTGGCGGCCGACGTGCGCTGGCTGGCGTGCGAACAGGAGTGTGTCACGGGGCACTCTACATTGCAGTTATCGCTTCCCGGTTCGATTTCTGGTACGCGATTAGTAGACCTCATCAATGCGTCGCGTGTAGAGGCGTGGCTTCCTCGGTTACCGTTGGCTGCTGGCTCATCGCTTGCACCGTTTACTGTGACCGTGTCGCGCCTAAGTTCTTCGGATTTCGTGTTGATGTTAACCTGGCGTTCGGTGGCGAATAATGTTCAATGGTTTCCGGTGTCAGCGACGGCAGCGGCCGCTCCTGTGAGCAGTTTGCATAGGGTAGGTCAGCGAACGCGAATCGAGTTGTCGGCACCTACTGGCCACACTACCTCCGACCTTCAAGTTATCGGTGGCGTTGTCGCCTATACGAATGCTTCGGGTGAACGCCAAGCAGCCGAGTTGTCAGTAGCGGTCAACGAACTCTCCCAACCGTAA
- a CDS encoding gamma-glutamyltransferase family protein, translated as MRKTIRCLRRIPGVWQSSRGRTSCTALLTIALIAGLATGPGQAQRPSVSGRTAGVSAGHPLTTAAAFEILLQGGNAFDAGVTSLLVGGVVEQDLYGLGGEALILVYPKAEGKVISVVGQGWAPERATIDWYLERNRDLNGEGLDPAVVPGALHGALTVLERWGTMTFEEVSARAIDYAEHGFPLRPRTARSIERNLEFFQAWPENRRYWLKPGGSLYTPGETIKLPTLANTLKKMVEAEQQHAHLGREGAIVAARDRFYKGDIAHEMVDFLQTHGSLFEHSDFAEFYAKVEEPTHVDYRGYTVYKQDFGSQGPVLLQTLNILEQYDLQSMGHNSADYIHIVIEAMKLAYADRDSYYADPDFVAVPRTGLLSKTYAAVRAAGIDIGRASTAFKAGNPLPHDPEVNDWNFWVANIEDGQATDNANGGSFVPSSGGLKDTTHMAIIDKDGNIFDSTPSGGWIGGAVILGQTGIGMSTRGEQFWLDRERANQLRPRARPRYTLTPSIVAHNGEPFLAVGTPGGDNQDQTILQGFLNIVEFWDDWYPNLHEAFAWPRVRTRHLQGSFWPHAAGFNQMDMESTISADIANELRSRGHHVNEVRPLGVSGCATAVMIDPFSGNRLAAADPRRDCYAIAY; from the coding sequence ATGCGCAAGACAATCCGATGCCTTAGAAGAATTCCTGGCGTGTGGCAGTCCTCCAGGGGACGCACGTCGTGTACCGCCCTACTAACAATTGCGCTAATCGCGGGGTTGGCAACTGGGCCAGGGCAGGCGCAACGACCATCCGTCTCCGGTCGGACCGCCGGCGTGTCCGCAGGTCATCCGCTAACGACTGCCGCAGCATTCGAAATACTTCTTCAGGGCGGAAACGCCTTCGATGCCGGCGTTACGTCACTACTCGTGGGTGGCGTCGTGGAACAGGACCTTTACGGACTGGGTGGTGAGGCGTTGATCCTGGTCTATCCGAAAGCGGAAGGCAAAGTCATCTCAGTCGTTGGTCAGGGCTGGGCACCCGAGCGCGCCACAATCGATTGGTATCTCGAACGGAATCGGGACCTCAACGGCGAAGGGCTCGACCCGGCGGTCGTTCCCGGTGCACTGCACGGAGCACTGACTGTTCTCGAACGTTGGGGCACCATGACTTTCGAGGAGGTCTCAGCACGGGCTATCGACTATGCAGAACATGGATTTCCCCTGCGGCCACGCACTGCTCGCTCGATTGAGCGCAATCTAGAATTTTTCCAAGCTTGGCCAGAAAACCGACGCTACTGGCTAAAACCCGGTGGGAGCCTTTACACACCTGGTGAGACCATTAAGTTGCCCACCCTCGCGAACACGCTAAAGAAGATGGTCGAAGCTGAACAGCAACACGCCCACCTTGGCCGTGAGGGGGCAATCGTCGCTGCTCGCGACCGATTCTACAAGGGCGACATTGCCCACGAGATGGTCGATTTTCTTCAGACGCATGGCTCGCTGTTTGAGCACAGTGACTTTGCAGAGTTTTACGCCAAGGTCGAAGAGCCAACCCACGTGGACTATCGCGGTTATACCGTTTACAAACAGGATTTCGGTAGCCAAGGACCAGTATTGCTACAGACACTTAATATTCTTGAGCAGTACGACCTCCAGTCGATGGGACACAACAGTGCTGATTACATTCACATAGTCATCGAGGCAATGAAGCTCGCCTACGCCGACCGAGACTCCTACTACGCTGACCCTGATTTTGTAGCGGTGCCTCGCACTGGGCTGTTATCGAAGACCTACGCGGCGGTTCGAGCGGCCGGAATCGACATCGGCCGTGCCTCGACGGCCTTCAAGGCCGGTAACCCACTGCCGCACGACCCCGAGGTCAACGACTGGAACTTCTGGGTCGCCAACATCGAGGATGGCCAAGCTACCGACAACGCCAACGGCGGGTCCTTCGTCCCATCATCGGGTGGGCTGAAAGACACCACGCATATGGCGATCATCGATAAGGACGGCAACATTTTTGACAGCACGCCTAGCGGTGGGTGGATCGGCGGTGCGGTGATTCTCGGACAAACCGGCATCGGCATGAGCACCCGCGGAGAACAGTTCTGGCTTGACCGGGAACGTGCGAACCAACTGCGACCCCGCGCACGACCGCGTTACACGCTAACACCGAGTATCGTGGCTCATAACGGCGAGCCTTTTCTCGCAGTCGGTACGCCTGGTGGCGACAATCAAGACCAGACGATCCTGCAGGGATTCTTGAACATCGTCGAGTTCTGGGATGACTGGTATCCGAATCTACACGAAGCGTTCGCCTGGCCGCGTGTCCGTACACGTCACCTCCAGGGATCGTTTTGGCCGCATGCCGCTGGCTTTAACCAAATGGACATGGAATCAACGATTTCGGCAGACATCGCCAATGAGCTACGATCCCGAGGACATCATGTAAACGAAGTGCGCCCACTTGGGGTCTCGGGGTGCGCGACCGCTGTCATGATCGACCCATTCTCTGGAAACCGACTGGCTGCTGCCGACCCCCGTCGTGATTGTTACGCCATCGCTTACTAG
- a CDS encoding HupE/UreJ family protein, protein MMVTLMMWWLIAVPAEVAAQIIVRDVTVQVLVRPESQQLQMLVRVPLAALRDQTLPTFGIGYLNFEEANPPLRDAARLRISPDLTIYEDGDQLESPRIEAVRVSLPSDRSFRTLDTALAHIRSPQLPNDTELYWEQGMLDVLFEYPIRSERSSFSINTSLERPDLRVNMVMRFLTPEGSDRLFEYAGDPGRIWLNPTWYQAFQRFVALGFAHILNGLTHLVFLACVVIPFRRMRPLAIIVTAFIVAHSVTLTASAFRLAPNVLWFQPLIETLVAVSILYMAFENMVGTKLERRSMSTFGFGLVHGFALSFALPEMLQFGGTHVFVSRFAFNIGIELGLLLVLAFLYPVLSILLRWVGAQQMGIIVLSVFIAHSGWHWMTDRSSELIQFQFQQPRYDALFVASAIRWTMLLVIVAGILWLGRSLLTPSAPHGRPSGTQH, encoded by the coding sequence ATGATGGTCACTCTAATGATGTGGTGGCTAATAGCCGTTCCGGCCGAAGTGGCTGCGCAAATAATCGTTCGTGATGTAACCGTTCAAGTGCTCGTCAGGCCTGAGAGCCAGCAATTGCAGATGCTTGTCCGAGTACCGCTGGCTGCACTACGCGATCAGACTCTTCCCACCTTCGGGATCGGCTATCTCAATTTCGAGGAAGCTAACCCGCCACTTCGTGACGCTGCACGGCTTCGGATTTCACCTGACCTCACCATCTACGAAGATGGTGATCAGCTGGAATCCCCGCGAATAGAGGCGGTTCGGGTATCGCTTCCGTCCGATCGATCATTTAGAACTCTTGACACGGCGCTCGCCCACATCCGAAGCCCGCAACTGCCAAACGACACGGAACTCTACTGGGAACAAGGCATGCTCGATGTCTTGTTTGAATATCCCATTCGGTCAGAACGCTCGAGTTTTTCCATCAACACCTCACTCGAGCGACCCGATTTGCGAGTCAACATGGTAATGCGGTTTCTCACGCCCGAAGGCTCAGACCGACTGTTCGAATACGCCGGCGACCCGGGCCGTATCTGGCTAAACCCAACTTGGTATCAAGCGTTTCAACGGTTTGTAGCACTTGGATTCGCACACATTCTCAACGGTCTCACTCACTTGGTCTTTCTGGCGTGCGTGGTTATTCCGTTCCGGCGGATGCGACCACTCGCAATCATTGTTACCGCATTCATCGTGGCCCATTCCGTGACGCTTACCGCTTCAGCCTTCAGGCTGGCGCCGAACGTCCTCTGGTTCCAGCCGTTAATCGAGACTCTCGTCGCCGTTTCAATTCTCTACATGGCGTTTGAAAACATGGTCGGCACCAAACTCGAGCGCCGTTCAATGAGCACGTTTGGCTTCGGCCTGGTACATGGCTTCGCCCTCTCATTTGCCCTGCCGGAGATGTTGCAGTTTGGTGGGACGCATGTATTCGTATCACGATTCGCCTTCAACATCGGCATCGAGTTGGGGCTACTACTCGTTCTCGCCTTCCTGTATCCGGTGCTCTCCATCCTATTGCGCTGGGTAGGCGCACAACAGATGGGCATCATTGTCCTCTCGGTGTTCATTGCCCACAGTGGTTGGCACTGGATGACTGATCGCTCAAGCGAACTTATCCAGTTCCAGTTTCAACAGCCACGTTATGACGCCCTCTTCGTTGCCAGCGCGATTCGCTGGACGATGCTATTGGTCATCGTTGCAGGCATCCTATGGTTAGGGCGTAGTTTGCTCACCCCGTCGGCACCCCACGGCAGACCGTCCGGCACCCAACACTGA
- a CDS encoding cytochrome c, with protein sequence MNARLLIAIISIVALVSLGARALQETLTEEGFDATMKEVGLTLGDTEGHIGARYWPETEEDGRRLQSMFQQVEAYWKAQEVEEAAAIAADAVVAARAITAAAGENNHDGAQSAFGDLRGTCATCHRSYREQTDEGYRIKPRE encoded by the coding sequence ATGAATGCTCGCCTACTCATCGCCATCATCAGTATCGTTGCTCTAGTCAGCCTGGGAGCTAGAGCCCTTCAAGAAACACTTACCGAAGAAGGATTTGACGCAACGATGAAAGAGGTCGGGTTAACGCTCGGCGACACCGAGGGACATATTGGAGCAAGATACTGGCCAGAAACCGAGGAGGATGGCCGAAGGCTCCAGTCGATGTTTCAACAGGTTGAAGCGTACTGGAAGGCTCAAGAAGTCGAAGAGGCTGCTGCAATCGCTGCGGATGCCGTGGTAGCGGCCCGGGCGATAACTGCCGCAGCTGGAGAGAACAATCATGACGGCGCCCAGAGCGCCTTTGGCGACCTACGGGGTACATGCGCCACATGTCATCGGAGCTACCGGGAACAGACGGACGAAGGCTACCGGATCAAGCCTCGCGAGTAG